In Thiospirochaeta perfilievii, a single window of DNA contains:
- the fabG gene encoding 3-oxoacyl-[acyl-carrier-protein] reductase, translated as MSGLLEGKKLLVTGGSRGIGKAIAVKALENGAIVYNLDLGIDPDMAEMETLAKANNTEIFGYTADVSNEEQVVEACKKILEHAGSIDILVNNAGITRDGLMMRMKTKDWDDVININLKSAFLMSREISRAMMKKRTGSIINMSSVVGVQGNAGQTNYCASKAGLLGLTKALAKEIGSRNVRVNAIAPGFITSPMTDKLSEEVQANYKSAIPLAAFGEADDIANAVLYLASDMSKYVTGQVLGVNGGLNM; from the coding sequence ATGTCAGGATTATTAGAAGGAAAAAAATTATTAGTTACAGGTGGTTCTAGGGGAATCGGAAAGGCTATTGCAGTTAAAGCTTTAGAAAATGGGGCTATTGTATACAACCTAGATCTTGGTATTGATCCAGATATGGCAGAAATGGAAACTCTTGCAAAAGCGAACAATACAGAAATATTTGGTTATACGGCTGATGTTAGTAATGAAGAACAAGTAGTTGAAGCTTGTAAAAAAATCTTAGAACATGCTGGATCAATTGATATATTAGTAAACAACGCTGGAATAACTAGAGATGGACTAATGATGAGAATGAAAACTAAGGATTGGGATGATGTTATTAATATTAACCTTAAATCTGCATTCTTAATGAGTAGAGAAATTTCAAGAGCTATGATGAAAAAAAGAACTGGTTCAATTATTAATATGTCATCTGTTGTTGGTGTTCAAGGAAATGCTGGACAAACAAATTATTGTGCATCTAAAGCGGGACTTTTAGGTCTTACAAAAGCTTTAGCGAAGGAAATTGGTTCAAGAAACGTAAGAGTTAATGCAATTGCACCTGGTTTTATTACTTCTCCAATGACTGATAAATTATCTGAAGAAGTTCAAGCTAATTACAAATCTGCAATTCCATTGGCAGCCTTTGGTGAAGCGGATGATATTGCAAATGCTGTTTTATACTTAGCATCAGATATGTCAAAATATGTAACAGGACAGGTTCTAGGTGTTAATGGTGGATTAAACATGTAA
- the fabF gene encoding beta-ketoacyl-ACP synthase II translates to MRRRVVVTGMGTVNPLAKNVKDTWDALKEGKCGVAPTTLVDVSNYPSKVSAEVKDWKASDFIDKRAARQMARFTQFACVAAKEAMEDAGHKEGTFDPFRTGVILGNGIGGFEIIEDGYKQIFNGKSVAPMTIPKLILNEGPANVAIMHGIKGPCHAVVTACAAGTDAIGNALMSIRSGQTDMVITGGMEAPISLLAIDGFCKIQALTTNDDPKTACRPFDKDRDGFILGEGAGILILEELEHAKARGAKIYAELVGYGQTCDAGHITAPSPDGEGGARSMTIALQDAGMEPEEIQYINAHGTSTPKNDPIETNAIKTAFGEHAYKLKVSSTKGMTGHCVGAAGGIEAIISVLAINNNFFPATIGLETEDELCDLDYVKGKGVEGEIKAALTDSLGFGGHNGSLIFKQYED, encoded by the coding sequence ATGAGAAGACGAGTTGTTGTAACAGGAATGGGAACAGTTAACCCACTTGCGAAAAACGTGAAAGATACATGGGATGCTTTAAAAGAAGGAAAATGTGGAGTAGCACCAACTACTTTAGTAGATGTTTCTAATTATCCATCTAAGGTTTCCGCTGAAGTTAAGGATTGGAAAGCTTCAGATTTTATAGATAAAAGAGCTGCAAGACAGATGGCTAGATTTACACAGTTTGCATGTGTAGCAGCAAAAGAAGCTATGGAAGACGCAGGACATAAAGAGGGGACCTTTGACCCATTTAGAACAGGAGTAATTCTTGGAAATGGTATTGGTGGTTTTGAAATAATTGAAGATGGATATAAGCAAATTTTTAATGGTAAAAGTGTTGCTCCAATGACTATTCCAAAACTTATTCTTAATGAGGGTCCAGCTAACGTAGCGATAATGCATGGAATTAAAGGTCCTTGTCATGCAGTTGTAACAGCATGTGCGGCAGGAACTGATGCTATTGGAAATGCATTAATGTCTATTAGGTCAGGCCAAACCGATATGGTTATTACAGGTGGAATGGAAGCTCCAATCTCCCTACTAGCTATTGATGGTTTTTGCAAAATCCAAGCTTTAACTACAAATGACGACCCTAAAACAGCTTGTAGACCCTTTGATAAAGATAGAGATGGTTTTATTCTAGGTGAGGGTGCTGGAATTTTAATACTTGAAGAGTTAGAGCATGCTAAGGCAAGGGGTGCTAAAATTTATGCAGAGCTTGTTGGTTATGGACAAACATGTGATGCAGGACATATTACAGCTCCTTCCCCAGATGGAGAAGGTGGAGCAAGATCTATGACAATTGCGCTACAAGATGCTGGTATGGAACCAGAAGAGATTCAATATATTAATGCCCACGGAACATCTACACCTAAAAATGACCCTATAGAGACAAATGCTATTAAGACTGCATTTGGTGAGCATGCTTACAAATTAAAAGTATCTTCAACTAAGGGTATGACAGGACACTGTGTAGGTGCAGCTGGTGGTATCGAAGCGATTATCTCAGTATTAGCAATCAATAACAACTTCTTCCCTGCAACTATTGGATTAGAAACAGAAGATGAATTATGTGACCTAGACTATGTAAAAGGAAAGGGTGTTGAGGGTGAAATTAAGGCAGCTTTAACAGACTCACTAGGTTTTGGTGGACACAACGGTTCACTTATATTTAAACAATACGAGGATTAA
- the fabV gene encoding enoyl-ACP reductase FabV — MTVEPRIRNGICMTAHPKGCALAVQKEIDYVKSQPKFNGAKKVLVVGGSTGYGLSSRISLAFGSGAGTLNISFEKEGSEKRPATPGFYNNRAFDEKAKAEGLIAESINADAFSHETRKIAIERIKELFGKVDMIVYSLASPVRPDPDTGELYKSCLKPLGETYTAKSVNPEKGTVTEVSIEPADESEIAPTVKVMGGEDWMLWIKALKEADVLEDGFKSIAYSYIGPELTMAVYRKGTIGKAKEHLEATAKEITEFTKDINGQAWVSVNKALVTRSSSVIPVVPLYISLLFKIMKEKEIHEGCIEQMQRMFVQKIYNGSTAIVDEEGRLRLDDLEMRDDVQAEVEKRWDSITSDTLSEMTDIETYKSDFLKLHGFGFDEIDYTEDVDFL, encoded by the coding sequence ATGACAGTAGAACCAAGAATTAGAAATGGAATATGTATGACAGCTCACCCAAAAGGTTGTGCCCTAGCTGTTCAAAAAGAGATAGATTATGTAAAGTCTCAACCTAAATTCAACGGAGCTAAAAAAGTGTTAGTAGTTGGAGGATCTACAGGTTATGGACTTTCATCTAGAATATCCTTAGCCTTTGGATCAGGTGCAGGAACTTTAAATATCTCTTTTGAAAAAGAAGGTTCTGAAAAGAGACCTGCTACTCCGGGATTTTATAATAATAGGGCTTTCGATGAGAAAGCGAAAGCTGAAGGTTTAATTGCTGAAAGTATAAATGCTGATGCATTTTCCCATGAGACAAGAAAAATTGCCATTGAGAGAATAAAAGAGCTCTTTGGTAAAGTTGATATGATTGTCTACTCCTTAGCATCTCCTGTTAGACCTGATCCAGATACTGGAGAGTTATACAAATCATGTTTAAAACCCTTAGGTGAAACATATACAGCAAAATCAGTTAACCCTGAGAAGGGAACTGTAACTGAAGTTTCAATAGAACCAGCGGATGAGTCTGAAATTGCCCCAACTGTAAAGGTTATGGGGGGTGAAGATTGGATGTTATGGATCAAAGCTTTAAAAGAGGCAGATGTTCTTGAAGATGGTTTTAAAAGTATAGCCTACTCCTACATTGGTCCTGAGTTAACTATGGCTGTGTACAGAAAAGGAACTATAGGAAAAGCAAAGGAACACTTAGAGGCCACAGCTAAAGAGATTACAGAGTTTACTAAAGATATTAATGGACAAGCTTGGGTATCAGTAAATAAAGCCTTAGTAACAAGAAGTTCATCTGTTATCCCAGTTGTGCCCTTATATATTTCCCTTCTATTTAAAATAATGAAAGAGAAAGAGATTCATGAGGGCTGCATAGAACAGATGCAAAGAATGTTTGTCCAAAAAATATATAATGGCTCTACTGCAATTGTAGACGAGGAAGGTCGATTAAGACTAGATGATCTTGAGATGAGGGATGATGTTCAAGCAGAAGTTGAAAAAAGATGGGATAGTATTACAAGTGATACACTATCTGAAATGACTGATATTGAGACATATAAATCTGATTTCTTAAAACTACACGGTTTTGGATTTGACGAGATTGATTATACAGAAGATGTAGATTTTCTATAA
- a CDS encoding response regulator yields the protein MVKEKILIVDDVPENIELLIILLKDQYEIIASKDGKKVMELLEKERPDLILLDIMMPEINGYEVCSMIKLHEEYMDIPIIFLTAKAQIEDLQQGFECGCVDYITKPFQPIELELRVKTHLEIKRNRELLNQKNAQLNLINIEVNNTSELMQNKAEYLAQRVKKVLTQKSDMDNQLQSVKELIPLIASNDLGSLKVVAKILDESRESIDKLIKEPGEEYFKILSQTIEPLKMAISDIEGAINALVSIGLIDKKTLVGGSITDTSFYSLLEKIYREGKLSAEHFEDFVKLATYKIKQKDEITLF from the coding sequence ATGGTTAAGGAAAAAATATTAATAGTAGATGATGTTCCTGAAAATATAGAGTTATTAATTATTCTTTTGAAGGATCAATATGAAATCATAGCATCAAAAGATGGTAAAAAGGTTATGGAATTACTAGAGAAGGAGAGACCTGATCTGATTCTATTGGATATAATGATGCCAGAGATTAATGGATATGAAGTTTGTAGTATGATTAAGTTACATGAAGAGTATATGGATATTCCTATAATTTTTCTTACAGCAAAGGCACAAATTGAAGATTTACAACAGGGGTTTGAGTGTGGTTGCGTAGATTATATTACTAAACCATTTCAGCCTATTGAATTAGAACTACGGGTTAAAACACATTTAGAGATAAAGAGAAATAGGGAGCTTTTAAATCAAAAAAATGCTCAGCTTAATTTAATAAATATTGAAGTTAATAATACATCTGAGTTAATGCAAAATAAGGCGGAATATCTAGCCCAGAGAGTAAAAAAAGTTTTAACTCAAAAGAGTGATATGGATAATCAACTACAGAGTGTAAAAGAGCTAATTCCCTTAATAGCATCCAATGATTTAGGAAGTTTAAAAGTAGTAGCAAAAATTCTAGATGAGAGTCGAGAATCTATTGATAAATTAATAAAAGAGCCAGGGGAAGAGTATTTTAAAATTCTCTCCCAAACAATAGAACCCCTTAAAATGGCAATTTCTGATATTGAAGGAGCTATTAATGCTTTAGTATCAATAGGACTTATTGATAAAAAGACACTAGTAGGAGGTAGTATTACTGATACATCTTTTTACTCTCTATTAGAGAAGATATATAGAGAGGGTAAGTTATCAGCTGAACATTTTGAAGATTTTGTAAAACTAGCAACTTATAAAATAAAACAAAAAGATGAGATTACTCTGTTCTAA
- a CDS encoding PAS domain S-box protein: MHSNNLIVVIDKNSRLSKALKKILEPEDFYLLSVKDTAQGISSIKYNTPQLLIFVINHTMDDSLKSFMDIKNSCQVSIPSIFVGKHNDENMYKILKIGMVDYISEPIVKSEVIFRVNKATNELKKNKSLESYNLLLEKKCARYEDINENIADLIWETDKNGNLNYISENIVDILGYEPHELLGKPPYETLEQSSIPEYKRKLNTLQSMIKDYENWHKHKNGNFICLQTSITPIYDKDETIIGYRGFNNDVTEKKSAQNKLIKLNEKLEESVYLRTRELEEEKSFIDHIINNLPGIFYTFDNKGDIQRSNKSFQNLLGLNEGSIKKVDLLTNHIDRDNSSDMDIFEKLKGIGNNSLEADIRSKDGTLIPFLFTGSKVDINDQTYTVGFGIDLTEKYRTNIQLKRLSEAVEQSPVSIIIADTDAQIIYINQEFSKVSGYSQEDVIGKKPSILQSGIMGDQFYRELWNTILSGETWKGEIYNKKKDGSIYCEATTITPILDDRGVISNFVAIKDDITRRKIREKELKDKSVRYEQHSLYLSKLTQNDDLVNQSIENTYDKISQYAVLGLNISRSSIWLFNSDKTELSCYSEYGETNGQSLVGSVLKVTDFPIYFETILKCKSLVVYDAFSDERTTELINNYLVDNDVKSLLDIPIWVRGDIWGVLCNENSTTKEWKNDEKSYGKSLSNFISLTVEANDRVLAQHKAEEATRAKSDFIANMSHEIRTPMNAIVGLLHLLTKTDLNEKQENYIKKINIASTNLLDIINDILDFSKIEAGKLDIYNIDFNLDEVVDNIFNMFQEKASQKSLDLQVKVDELVPRFLNGDPLRISQILTNLVSNAIKFTEQGKIIIKCSLDNMLETDILLKFDIIDTGIGLTEEQSKKMFKSFSQADTSTTRKYGGTGLGLSISKKLSKLMDGDISVNSKPEEGSTFSFTCRCNIVGTQPFDLFDIPKEFKNTNILLASSDDELVTTLSYLLMEYDFKVNSVKSGYDAIEAYNSNKKEKSKRYSIIFVDLKLTELNGLDTIKKIKNLDDKHSSKTILICDFNRPDIINEYTRVGVDSILLKPITRSAVDDTLYTIMEINSPPNTESNSIESTKNRLEFDNRMDILLVEDNEINQQVIVEILNQDGVFIDVACNGLEAIKMAKEKRYNIILMDLQMPELDGISATKIIRELYSEVELPIIALTGNAVSSVEDEVLKCGMNDYITKPINFDNMFVKINKWVSNLQITPIDKSSLEIPNIKHLDCHEGIARINNDVKSYLSIISRFRENNAGIFNEINSFYSIGDYESCCEVIHKLKGIAGNISANEIYSICIKIENAYNNEDNNLCSNLISSLGEAINALFNSIDNFFEVNKEYKIKEKVGKTQIDAYNLKNELEVIKGYISSNNIQSVKLLEDLIIKVEDDSLEKKLKDVLKHIKNFDFEKSLEIIIEIEGE, encoded by the coding sequence ATGCATTCTAATAACTTAATAGTTGTAATTGATAAAAACTCTAGATTATCTAAAGCTCTTAAAAAAATATTAGAACCAGAAGATTTTTATCTACTTAGTGTTAAAGATACAGCACAAGGGATATCAAGTATTAAATATAATACACCTCAACTACTTATTTTTGTTATCAATCACACAATGGATGATAGCCTAAAAAGTTTTATGGATATTAAAAATAGTTGTCAGGTATCTATACCCTCTATTTTTGTAGGCAAACATAACGATGAGAATATGTATAAAATATTAAAGATAGGTATGGTAGATTATATATCTGAACCAATAGTTAAATCAGAGGTTATATTTAGAGTTAATAAAGCGACAAATGAACTTAAAAAAAACAAGTCATTAGAGAGTTACAACCTATTATTGGAAAAAAAATGCGCAAGATATGAGGATATTAATGAAAATATTGCAGACTTAATTTGGGAGACTGACAAAAATGGAAACCTTAACTATATCTCTGAAAATATTGTTGATATATTAGGGTATGAACCCCATGAACTTTTAGGTAAACCACCCTATGAAACCCTTGAACAATCCTCAATTCCTGAATATAAACGTAAACTTAATACATTACAATCCATGATTAAAGATTATGAAAATTGGCATAAACACAAAAATGGAAACTTTATATGTTTACAAACTTCTATAACCCCTATTTATGATAAAGATGAGACAATAATTGGGTATAGAGGTTTTAATAACGATGTAACAGAGAAAAAGAGTGCTCAAAATAAGCTTATTAAACTAAATGAAAAACTTGAAGAGAGTGTTTATCTTAGAACAAGGGAGTTAGAAGAGGAGAAGTCTTTTATTGATCATATTATAAATAATCTTCCTGGAATATTTTACACCTTTGACAATAAGGGTGATATACAAAGATCAAATAAATCTTTTCAGAATTTATTAGGTTTAAACGAAGGAAGTATTAAAAAAGTAGACCTATTAACTAACCATATCGATAGGGATAACTCTTCCGATATGGATATTTTTGAAAAGTTAAAGGGAATTGGAAATAACTCTCTTGAGGCTGATATACGAAGTAAGGATGGGACTTTAATTCCATTTTTATTTACAGGGTCTAAGGTAGATATTAATGATCAGACATATACTGTTGGTTTTGGTATAGATTTAACAGAGAAGTATAGGACAAATATACAGTTAAAAAGGTTGTCTGAAGCTGTTGAACAGAGCCCTGTATCTATTATAATTGCAGATACTGATGCTCAGATTATATATATAAATCAGGAATTCTCTAAAGTCTCAGGTTACAGCCAGGAGGATGTCATTGGGAAAAAACCATCAATACTACAGTCTGGTATTATGGGTGATCAGTTTTATAGAGAGTTATGGAATACTATTTTATCCGGTGAAACTTGGAAGGGTGAGATATATAATAAAAAGAAAGATGGATCTATATATTGTGAGGCTACAACTATCACTCCAATATTAGATGATAGAGGAGTTATAAGTAATTTTGTTGCTATTAAAGATGATATAACAAGACGGAAAATAAGGGAAAAAGAGTTAAAGGATAAATCTGTTAGATATGAGCAACACAGTCTATATCTATCAAAACTTACTCAGAATGATGACCTTGTTAACCAATCCATAGAAAATACATATGATAAAATTTCTCAATATGCAGTTCTTGGTTTAAATATTTCAAGATCCAGTATTTGGTTATTTAACAGTGATAAAACTGAACTCTCCTGTTATAGCGAGTATGGGGAAACTAATGGCCAGTCATTAGTTGGTTCAGTGTTAAAAGTTACTGATTTTCCTATATACTTCGAAACAATTTTAAAGTGTAAAAGTCTGGTTGTATACGATGCTTTTAGTGATGAGAGAACTACTGAGTTAATTAATAACTACTTAGTTGATAACGATGTTAAATCATTACTTGATATTCCTATATGGGTTAGGGGTGATATATGGGGTGTTTTATGCAATGAAAACAGTACAACTAAGGAGTGGAAGAATGATGAGAAGTCCTATGGTAAGTCTCTATCTAACTTTATCTCCCTAACTGTCGAAGCAAATGATAGGGTTTTAGCCCAACATAAGGCTGAGGAAGCTACAAGGGCTAAGAGTGACTTTATTGCAAATATGTCCCATGAGATTAGAACACCCATGAACGCAATTGTAGGCCTACTACATCTTTTAACTAAAACTGATCTAAACGAAAAACAGGAAAATTATATTAAAAAGATTAATATCGCTTCAACTAATTTATTGGATATTATAAATGATATTTTAGACTTTTCAAAAATAGAAGCAGGAAAACTTGATATCTATAATATTGATTTTAATCTTGATGAAGTAGTTGATAATATTTTTAATATGTTCCAGGAAAAAGCTAGTCAAAAATCATTAGATTTACAAGTAAAAGTTGATGAGCTTGTACCTAGATTTCTAAATGGTGATCCCCTTCGGATTAGTCAAATATTAACAAATTTAGTTAGTAACGCAATTAAATTTACAGAACAGGGGAAGATTATAATCAAATGTAGCCTAGACAATATGTTAGAGACAGATATTTTATTGAAATTTGATATAATTGATACAGGTATTGGGTTAACAGAAGAGCAGAGTAAAAAGATGTTTAAATCCTTTAGCCAGGCAGATACATCTACAACTAGAAAGTATGGTGGTACAGGTTTAGGGCTCTCAATCTCAAAAAAACTATCAAAATTAATGGATGGGGATATCTCAGTAAATAGTAAACCTGAGGAGGGTAGTACTTTTTCCTTTACCTGTCGGTGTAATATTGTTGGAACTCAACCTTTTGATTTATTTGATATTCCAAAAGAGTTTAAAAATACTAATATTCTTTTAGCCTCTAGTGATGATGAATTAGTAACCACATTATCCTATCTTCTAATGGAGTATGATTTTAAAGTTAACAGTGTCAAAAGTGGGTATGATGCAATTGAAGCATATAATAGTAATAAGAAAGAGAAATCTAAAAGATACTCTATTATTTTTGTTGATCTAAAACTAACAGAACTAAATGGTCTTGATACAATTAAGAAGATAAAAAATTTGGATGACAAACATAGTTCTAAGACTATACTTATATGTGATTTTAATAGACCTGACATTATTAATGAGTATACAAGGGTTGGTGTTGATTCAATTTTATTAAAACCTATAACAAGAAGTGCTGTAGATGATACACTTTATACTATTATGGAGATAAATAGTCCTCCTAATACAGAATCAAATAGTATTGAATCAACTAAGAATAGGCTAGAGTTTGATAATAGAATGGATATTTTACTTGTTGAAGATAATGAGATAAATCAACAAGTAATAGTTGAAATCCTTAATCAAGATGGAGTTTTTATTGATGTAGCATGTAATGGTTTAGAAGCAATTAAAATGGCAAAAGAGAAGAGATATAATATAATTTTAATGGACCTGCAGATGCCTGAGTTAGATGGAATTTCTGCTACAAAAATAATACGTGAATTGTACAGTGAGGTAGAGTTACCAATTATTGCTTTAACTGGTAATGCAGTTTCGAGTGTAGAGGATGAGGTTTTAAAATGTGGAATGAATGACTACATTACAAAGCCTATAAATTTTGACAATATGTTTGTTAAAATCAATAAGTGGGTATCTAATTTACAAATAACCCCAATTGATAAGAGTAGTTTAGAAATTCCTAATATTAAACACCTAGATTGTCATGAGGGTATTGCTCGAATTAATAATGATGTGAAATCCTATCTATCAATAATTTCCAGGTTTAGAGAGAATAATGCTGGAATATTTAATGAAATAAATAGTTTCTACTCTATTGGTGACTATGAATCTTGTTGCGAAGTCATTCATAAACTAAAAGGTATTGCAGGTAATATTAGTGCAAATGAGATCTATAGTATTTGCATAAAGATAGAGAATGCCTACAACAATGAAGATAATAATCTCTGCTCTAATTTAATTTCCTCCCTTGGAGAGGCCATTAATGCCCTTTTTAACAGTATAGATAACTTCTTTGAAGTTAATAAGGAGTACAAAATAAAAGAAAAGGTTGGGAAAACTCAGATTGATGCATATAATTTAAAAAATGAACTTGAAGTTATAAAGGGATATATTAGTAGTAATAATATTCAAAGTGTAAAACTTTTAGAGGATCTGATAATTAAGGTGGAAGACGATAGTCTAGAAAAAAAATTGAAAGATGTTTTAAAACATATTAAGAATTTTGATTTTGAAAAATCATTAGAAATAATTATAGAAATAGAGGGAGAATAG
- a CDS encoding thymidylate synthase, with translation MKQYLDLLKHVIDSGTQKGDRTGTGTISTFGYQMRFNLEEGFPLVTTKKVHVKSIIHELLWFLKGDTNIKYLKDNGVRIWNEWADDNGELGPVYGSQWRSWPTANGKHIDQITQVINSIKTNPDSRRHIVSAWNVGELDNMALPPCHAFFQFYVNDGKLSLQLYQRSADIFLGVPFNIASYGILLAMVAQVTGLKPSEFIHTIGDAHIYNNHIQQVNLQLSRDPKTLPTLKINPEVTDIFDFKYEDFTFENYTCHPGIKGEISV, from the coding sequence ATGAAACAATATTTAGATCTTTTAAAACATGTTATAGATAGTGGGACTCAAAAGGGAGATAGGACTGGAACAGGAACTATTAGTACCTTTGGATATCAAATGAGATTTAACTTAGAAGAGGGATTTCCCCTTGTAACTACAAAAAAAGTCCATGTTAAATCCATCATCCATGAACTTTTATGGTTTCTTAAAGGTGATACTAATATAAAATATCTTAAAGATAACGGTGTAAGAATTTGGAATGAGTGGGCTGATGATAATGGAGAGTTAGGTCCAGTTTATGGTTCCCAATGGAGAAGCTGGCCAACTGCTAATGGTAAGCATATTGATCAAATAACCCAGGTTATTAACTCTATAAAAACAAATCCGGACTCTAGACGACATATTGTAAGTGCTTGGAATGTAGGGGAGTTAGATAATATGGCTCTTCCTCCGTGTCATGCTTTTTTTCAATTCTATGTAAATGATGGGAAACTATCGTTACAACTATACCAAAGAAGTGCAGATATATTTTTAGGTGTACCCTTTAATATAGCATCCTATGGAATACTATTAGCTATGGTTGCCCAGGTAACAGGCCTAAAACCCTCCGAGTTTATTCATACAATAGGTGATGCCCATATATATAATAATCATATCCAACAGGTTAATTTACAGTTAAGTAGGGATCCAAAAACTCTACCAACACTAAAAATAAACCCAGAAGTTACAGACATTTTTGATTTTAAGTATGAAGATTTTACCTTTGAGAATTATACCTGTCATCCAGGTATAAAAGGAGAGATATCTGTATGA
- a CDS encoding dihydrofolate reductase, translated as MISIIVAMDRNNGIGCNGELLTYLPGDLPRFKELTINKTVIMGRKTYDSLPKGPLPKRENIIISRSKDLHIDGAIVVNSLEEAVKISSKDIFIIGGGEIYKQALNIADKLYVTHIEKSFTADTFFPQIGREWEIYSEEVVNNNPELIFRYTNYKRVKK; from the coding sequence ATGATATCAATAATTGTTGCAATGGATAGAAATAATGGAATAGGTTGTAATGGAGAACTACTAACCTACCTTCCTGGAGATCTACCACGTTTTAAAGAGTTAACTATAAATAAAACCGTAATAATGGGTAGAAAAACATATGACTCTCTACCTAAGGGACCTCTTCCTAAAAGGGAAAACATAATAATATCTCGAAGTAAGGATCTTCACATAGATGGGGCAATAGTTGTTAACTCCTTAGAAGAAGCAGTTAAAATAAGTTCAAAGGATATATTTATAATCGGGGGCGGTGAAATATATAAACAAGCACTAAATATTGCTGATAAACTATATGTTACTCATATAGAAAAGTCCTTTACTGCGGATACATTCTTTCCACAAATAGGTAGAGAGTGGGAAATATATAGTGAAGAAGTAGTTAATAACAATCCAGAACTAATATTTAGATATACAAATTATAAAAGAGTAAAAAAATAG
- a CDS encoding PIG-L deacetylase family protein produces MSNFTLFKRDNNMSLSSKNWKDIFTNWKGESQEHLLFVVPHDDDVIIGGALLIQKAIEDGVKVSVLITTDGSMGYCSEEDRDNIIEIRRNETLKGLEILGVNNAKWLNFPDCNTSNFIGRRVAISGDPCVIDGCTGIENAFTYNLRKIRPTRVFVPAGSDLNMDHKVVYDELLMSIFHATGTIWPNLGEPLGWIPPVYEMAVYCDFDKDPNLKITSDDAALENKLKAILAFESQTQISVLVDSTREGGNVEYFRDIEFNLYDPRRYKDLF; encoded by the coding sequence ATGAGTAATTTTACACTTTTTAAAAGAGATAATAATATGAGTTTAAGTTCAAAAAACTGGAAGGATATATTTACAAATTGGAAGGGGGAGTCACAGGAGCATCTTCTTTTTGTAGTACCCCATGATGATGATGTTATAATTGGTGGTGCTCTTCTTATTCAAAAAGCAATTGAGGATGGGGTTAAGGTCTCAGTTTTAATTACAACTGACGGTTCTATGGGCTACTGTAGTGAAGAGGATCGGGACAATATTATAGAAATAAGAAGAAATGAGACACTTAAGGGTCTTGAGATCCTAGGTGTTAATAACGCTAAATGGCTGAACTTCCCAGACTGTAATACAAGTAACTTTATAGGTCGTAGAGTAGCCATATCTGGAGATCCCTGTGTTATTGATGGTTGTACAGGTATAGAAAACGCATTTACATACAATCTTCGAAAAATAAGACCAACTAGAGTTTTTGTACCAGCTGGGTCAGACTTAAATATGGATCATAAGGTTGTATATGATGAGTTGTTAATGTCTATTTTTCATGCAACAGGAACTATTTGGCCTAATTTAGGAGAACCTTTAGGTTGGATTCCTCCAGTTTATGAAATGGCTGTTTACTGTGATTTTGATAAGGATCCAAATTTAAAGATAACAAGTGATGATGCTGCTTTAGAAAATAAACTAAAAGCAATTTTAGCATTTGAGTCCCAAACACAAATATCAGTTCTTGTGGATAGTACAAGAGAGGGTGGAAATGTTGAATATTTTAGGGATATTGAGTTTAATCTATATGACCCAAGAAGATATAAGGATCTATTTTAA